TTGGGCCAGCAGGTGGACCTGACGAAGGTCCGCATCGAGACGCCCCGCCTGTACCTGGTGCAGGACGAGCGCGGCCTCAACCTGATGCGCGCGCTGGAGCCCCGGGAGCCCAAGCCCGAGGAGCCTCCCACGGAGAGCCAGAGCGCCCTGCGCATCAACCTCAAGGACTTCGAGCTGAGCCACGGCTACGTGGACTTCCAGCAGGAGCTGCCGGACGGCGGCGAGCGCCAGGTGCGCCTGGAGGAGCTCGGCGCGAAGGGTGAGGGCCACTACGCGCTGGCGGACATGGACTTCGCCGCGGACCTCCAGGCCACGGGCGGCCTCACCCGTCCGCTCCAGGGGCCCGTGCGGCTGGTGCTCAAGGGCCAGGGCAAGGACGTGGTGCGCCAGGTGGACGCGCAGCTGGGGCTGGCGGGCATCGAGGCGGACCTGGGCGCGAAGCAGACGGGCGAGACGGCCGCGGCCGTGGAGCTGCGCCGGCTGGCCGTGCCGCCGGAGCCGGTGAAGGCCTTCGTGCCCGCGTACCCGCTGGTGGTGCCCATCGAGGCGAAGGGCACCGCGTCCATGGACGGCGACCTCGCGAAGGCGAAGCTGGGCGCGTCCGCGGGCAAGGCCACGCTGGACCTCACGGGCGACGTGAACCTCAAGACGTTCCGCACCTCGGAGACCACCGTGAAGGCGCGCGGGGTCAACCTGGCGGAGCTGATGGAGAACGGCATCCCCACCAACATCGCGGCGGACCTCGTCGCGCACGGCGGTGGCGACAGCGTGGAGACGCTGGACGGCGACGTGGCCCTCACGGTGACGCCGTCCGAGTTCCGCGGCCAGTCGGTGGGCCCCATCGAGATGAAGGCCAGCGCCAAGGACGGCCGCTACAACGTGGCCAACCTGCGCGTGATGATGCCGGGCGCGGCGTTCGTCGCGTCCGGCGAAGGCACCGCGAAGGCGCTGGAGGCGCGCGGCAGCCTGTCCGCGGGCAACCTGAAGCTCCTGTCGCAGGCGCTGGACAAGCTGTTGCCCGGCGGCACCGTGCCGCCCATGTCCGGCAGCGGCTCGCTGGAGCTCCAAGTGCGGGGGCCGCCGCGATCGCCGGGGGTGAAGGCGGACGGCAACTTCGTGGCGCTGAACTACGGCGACATCGCCATCCAGGACCTGTCGCTCAAGGCGAAAGTGCCGGACGTGACGCGCCCGCTCACCACCGACGCCACCGTGCTGGTGAGCCAGCTGAAGACCGCGGGCAAGACGTTCCGCGACCTGTCGCTGGCGCTCACCACCGACGACAACCGCGAGCTGAAGGCCAGCGTGCGCGTAGACGGCGACGCGCAAATCGCGCTGGGCGTGGAGGGCACGGTGGACGAGGACAACGAGGGGCTGGCCATGCGCGCCTTCTCGCTGTCCTGGCCGGAGGCCACCTGGACGCTCCAGCAGCCCACGCACCTGGCCTTCGGGGGCGGGCGCATCGCGCTGGAGCCGCCGCTGGCGCTCGCGTCGGGGCCGCAGACCCTGAAGCTCGCCGCGGTGAAGGACGGCGAGCGCGTGGACGCGCGCATCGACCTGGGCGCCTTCGACTTGTCGAAGCTGCCGCGCATCGCGGTGCCGGAGGACCTGGGCCTGGGCGGCACGCTGTCCGGCCATGTCGCGGCGAAGGGCCGGATGGCGCGGCCGGACGCGGACGTGGACCTCACCCTCGCGGACGGCAAGGCGCGCGGCTACGAGGGCCTGGGGCTCCAGGTGAAGGCACAATATGTGAAGGACCGCGCCACCGGCACGCTGGGCGCGGAGTTGAACGCGGCGCGCGTGTCGTCCAAGTTCGACGTGCCCGTGCAGGGCGTGCTGCGCCGGCGCAACGAGCCCCTGTCCCTGACGGTGAACCTGGAGAAGCTGGACGTCGCGGAGGTGCTGAAGCTGGCGAACCAGCCGCCCGGCCCCTCCGGCCAGGTCACCGGCACGCTGGTGGTGGACGGCTCCGCGAAGGACCCTCGGCTGGACTTGAAGGTGGTGGGCGCGGAGATGCGCTACCCCGGCCGGCCGGAGGCGCTCTTCGCGCAGGCGCTGGGCTTCGAGCTGCGCGCGAACTCCGACGCGAACGACGCCACGCTGGGCGCGCGGCTGGACGTGAAGGGCGTGGCGCCCCAGGCCTACGTCCTGGTGAAGACGCCCTTCACGCTGGGCGCGGTCATCGCGAAGCCGCCCACGCCCGCGCAGGCGCTGGAGGCGCCGCTGCACCTGGAGGCGCTGGTGGCGGAGCTGCCCCTGAAGCTGCTCCAGGGCGCGGAGGGCGTGGACAAGCCGGACGGCACGCTGACGCTGAAGGCGGACGTGAACGGAAGCGCGCTCGCGCCGCAGGGCCGCGTGGAGCTGCGGGCGAAGGGCGTCACCGCCAACGGCCTGCCGCCCCTCAACGGCACCGCGCTGGCGCTGGCGGGCAACGAGGACGTGAAGCTGACGCTGGACGTGCAGCGCCCCAACGGGCCGCTGGCCACGCTGGAGGCGCGCGTGCTGGCGCCGCTGGCCGCGCTCCAGGACCGCGAGGTGGTCAGCCGCGTGCCCTTCCGCATGAAGGGGCGCGTGGGGCCCGTGCCCCTGAACGAGATTCCCGGCATGGCGGTGGAGCCCGCGCAGGGCAACCGAGGCCCGCAGGGCGTGCTGTCCATGGAGCTGGTGGCGCGCGGCACGCCGGAGGCTCCGGAGCTGGAGCTGAACGCGGGCATGCAGCGCCTGGGCGTGGCGCAGACGGCGCTGGGCCAGGCGCGGCTGCACTACTCCTACTCGCAGGCGAAGTCCCTCTTCGACGCGATGCTCACCGCGCCCGGCGGCGGGTCGCTGCTCCTGGGCGGCACCATGGACCTGGACCTGTCGCTGCCCGCGTTCCAGTCCGCGCAGGGGCCCGCGAAGAAGGCGGAGCGGGCGCCGGTGGAGGTGTCGCTGCGCGCGCGCCGCTTCGACCCGACGTTCCTCTCCGGCATCTCCCCGTACGTGCGCTCGCTGGGCGGCATCATGCAGGCGGACGCGAACCTGGGCGGCACCGTGGGCGCGCCCACCTTCAAGGGCGACCTGGAGTGGAAGGACGGCCGGCTGGGGCTGATGGGCTTCGGCGAGTACCACGACATCCAGCTCGCGCTGAACGCGTCGCAGGAGCGCATCGACCTCAAGAAGCTCACCGCGAAGTCCGGCAACGGCACGCTGGAATTGACGGCCACCGCGAACCGCCAGGGCAAGAGCGGCGAGTTCGCGCTGGTGGGCAAGGGCCACACCAAGAACCTGCCCATCGTGGTGGAGGACCAGCTCATGGCCCTGCTGACGCTGAACCTGTCCATGAAGGGCAGCCTCACCGAACGGCTGGTGAACATCAGCGAGCTGTCCATCCCGGAGGCGCACGTCGAGTTGCCGGAGGCCAAGCGCAAGGACCTGCAGCCCCTGGAGCGCCCCGTGGACGTGGTGATGGTCCGCAACGGCGTGCCGGTGGACAAGCGCAAGAAGAAGGAGAAGGCGCCCACGCAGGTGGCCACGTCGCAGAAGGCGGAGAACCCCCGCAACGCACCGGACTCGCCCGGCATGCCCGGCAACCCGGAGCCCACCGTGGGCAGCGGCGGCGCGGGCGGACCCACGTCGCAGGCGGAGGCCGAGGCCCTGGCGGAGGACGGCGAGGAGGAGGCGCCGCAGCGCCAGTTCTGGGTGAACATCAACGCGCCCCGCAACCTGTGGGTGCGCGGCACGGACCTCAACGTCCAGTTGGGCCTGTCCGAGGGCTTCCGCGTCGAGTACGCCAACGAGGCGCGCATGTTCGGCGAGGTGATGGTGCTCCTGGGCCGCGTGGACGTGCTGGGCCGCCGCTTCGACGTGCAGCGCGACAGCCAGGTGCGCTTCACCGGCCCCGTGATGATGCCATACATCAACGTCACCGCCGAGCACCGCAACGACAACGCGAACGTCACCGTCTTCGTCACCGTGCGCGGCCAGGGCAAGGAGGTCACGCTGAAGACGACGAGCGAGCCGGCCCTGCCGGAGTCGGAAATCTACACGCTGCTCGCAACCGGCCGGCGCACGCTGGAGCGCGGCTCCGGTGCGTCCATGAACGCGGGCGCGCAGGCCGCTTCCGTGGTGGGCTCGTTCGTCGCCAACGAGGCGCGCAAGGCCATCGCCGCGAAGCTGCCCCTGGACGTGCTCTCCATCGAAGCGGGGGACAGCGGCATCGCCGGCACCAAGCTGGAGGTGGGCACGTACGTGACGGATAAAATCTACGTGGGCTACACCGGCCGCGTGGGCGCCAACCTCCAGAAGGGTGAGAACGCCAACGCCGTGCGCTTCCAGTACCTCTTCAGCCCGCGCTGGAGCCTGGAAGGCATGTACGGCGACGCGCGCTCCGGCGGCCTGGACCTCATCTGGACCAAGGACTACTGACCGCCCGGACACGTGAGTCCCGTCCGGGCGGCGGTGGGATGCCCTACAGCGCGTACGCCGCGTAGCACGTGCCCATGGGCCCCACGCCCGTGGTGCCCGCGCCCGGCGCGTCCCGCCACGCGCCCTCCGCGCCGCACTGCTGCCAGAGGGTGCTGCTCACCTGCACGCAGGTGCGCACGGGCACGCCGCGGCCCAGGCGCGTGGAGACGCAGTACGGGAAGGACACGTTGCAGTTGGACGGCTTCGTGGCGGTGCCGCCAATGAAGACGCCCTGCGAGCACTGACGCCACAGCGCGTCCGACGAACTCTGCACGCACGAGCCCTCCGGCACCGTGGCGTCCACCGTGCCGGAGTAGCAGCCCTCCGTCGTGCTGGTCAGCGTCCACGGGTACGCCGTCTTGTAGCGGTTGTAGATGGACGCCATCAGCGACGAGCCGCCCACCGTGGTGCGGCCACACTGGATGGCGTACGCGCCCACCCAGGGCGTGTACGTGTAGAGCGCGGCGGTGGCGTGGTTCACCGGCTTCACCGAGCACGGGTCGGACGTGGACTTCGTCACGCCCGTCTTCCAGCCGGAGATGGTGGCCCGGCCCGCCTCCAGGTCGGTGAGGTAGCCGCGCATCTTCTTCGCCGCGCACTCCACCTGCTTGCCGAAGCCCACGTATTGCGCGTCACAGCCGCTGGTGTCCGGACAGCCACAGCCGGTGGCCTTGCTCAGGTTGGTGGACGTGCCGCTCTGGATGAGGCTGGACTCGCCCTGGATGCGCGCCAGCATGTAGAGCGGGCTGATGTTGCTCGCCCGCGAGCGCTCCACGATGAGCGTCGCCGCCGTCTTGCCGTAGGCCGGGTCCGTGTAGCCCGCCAGGTACGAGCCCTGCTGCTGGAGGAACGCCTGCACCTGCGCCGGCGTGATGCCCGTCCCACCCGTGACGTCCGAGTCCTCCAGCAGGCGGTGCATGTCGTACTTCGTCGTCGCCTCCTGGAGCACCTGCCCGGTCAGTTCGTCAATCACGGGCTCGGGGGTCTCATCCAGGGGACCGCAGCCGGCCGCCAGCAGCGCCGGCACCAGCAGCACACACAAACGGAGCTTCATCACGCGCACCTCTCGAGGGGAACGCCGGCCGGGGGGCCGACGGGGCGAGCATGACTCAAGACTTTCCCGGAACGTGAGAATAACCCTCCAGCAGGGTGGGAGGAGGGCGGAGTAGAGTTCTGGACATCATGCGGACCCCTGCCCTGTTTCGTCGGAAGTGTTGGCCGTTCCTCGCCGCGGGCCTGCTGGCCGTGGCGGGCTGTTCGGATTCGAGTGAGCCCGGGGAGGAACCCGGGCCGGGCACGGACGGGCCCGGGGTGACGCCGGGCGACGGCTCGGAGTGCCTGGGCGCGAAGTTCCTCACCCCGCTGGGCAAGAGCACGGTGCTGGTGGGCGCGCAGATGGAGGACGACACCGCGAAGGCCGCGCCCTTCGACGTGCGCTACCTGTACCTCGCGGCGGGCCTGTTCGATTCGAAGGACGCGTGTAACTCGTGCGCGTCCGGGTGCACGTCCGACGGCGCGTCGTGCTCCAACAGCGGCGGCGGCTGCGGGTGGTGGGGCTGCTGGCAGTACGACCAGGAGCCGCCCGGTGCCTACGTGCGCGACTTCATCAAGGCCGCGCAGTCGAACGGGCAGATTCCCTTCATCACCTACTACGAGGCGTTCCAGGCCAGCGGCTACACCGAGGGCGAGGAGCAGCTGAAGGCGCTCAACGACTCGGCGTTCCTGGGCCGCTACCTCGCGGACTGGCGCTTCCTCTTGAAGCAGGTGGGCCAGGAGAAGGCGCTGCTGCAGATCGAGCCGGACATGTGGGCCTACCTCCAGTTCTTCCCCAAGGACGGCAAGGCGACCTCCACGCCCGTCGCGGTGAAGGCGGCGAACCCCACGGACTGCGGCACCCAGGAGAACAACGGGGCGGGCCTGGGCAGGTGCATGATCGCCATGGTGCGCAAGTACGCGCCCAACGCGAAGGTGGGCCTGCACGCGAGCGCGTGGGCGACGAAGACGGACGTGTCCCAGAATACGGATGCGTCGTTCGACGTGGCGGGCGAGGCGAACAAGGTCGCGGACTTCCTGCTGTCCGTGGGCGCGGGCGACACGGACTTCGTCACGGTGGAGGCGTCCGACCGCGACGCGGGCTGGTACGAGAAGACGACGGGCAGCGCGGCCTGGTGGGATCCGGAGAACCGCAAGCTGCCGCACTTCCAGCAGGCCTTCGGTTGGGCGAAGGCCGTGTCCACGCGGCTGGGCAAGCCGCACATCTGGTGGCAGCTGCCGGTGGGCAACATGTCCCTGCCCAACACCAATCAGAAGTGGCGCGACAACCGCGTGGACTACTTCCTCACGCACCCGGGTGAAGTGGCCGCCGCGGGCGGCGTGGGCATGCTCTTCGGCGCGGGCAACTACGAGCAGACCACGCCGGAGACGGACGGCGGCAACCTGGTGAAGCGCGTGAAGGCGTACAAGGACGCGGGTGGCCAGGCCGCGTGCGTGAAGAACTGAGCCGCTGAAGCAGTGCCGTGCGCCCGGCCTTCGCGCCGGGCGCCCCCGGACCGCCGTCGCCCCGCCGGGCTTTGATGGCGTCCAGATTCTCCCAGGGTCATCGCGCGCGCGGGATTCCGACAGCACTAGCTCAAACGAGTGACTGTCACTCCCCCTGTCCCTTCTCCAACTTGCGGCCCGTGAAGGGTGGAGGTCGCACCTGCGGGGGGGAAGCGATGACCAGCGCTGAGTACCTGTCCGATGTGGAGTCCCTCGACGCCATGGACCCCTGGGAGGGCGCGGATGCCCTCCAGGAGTTGGAGGACCTGGCGGATGAGTTCAGCGAGCTGGAGTCCTTCGAGGCGGAGGGCTTCGAGGAGGACCCCTTCGCCCCGGAGGGCTTCGAGCCCTCGGGCTTCGAGGATGACGGCTTCGAGGAGCTGTTCGCCGAGGCCGAGGCGGAGGACGCCTTCCTGGAGGAGGACGGCTTCGACGGCTTCGAGCCGAGCCCGACCAGCGGCCTGTTCGTGCCGGCCACCAGCAACCGGCTGGTGTCCGGTCCCGCCGCGGTGACGCTCGCGCGGGCGCTCAACCCCTTCGTCCTGGAGTCCATGGACGCGGATGACGCCGAGGCCTTCTTCCGCGGCATCACCCGGCGCATCCGCGGCGCCGCGCGAGGCATCGCCCGGGGCGTGCGGCGGGCGGGCCAGCTGGGGGCCGCGGCGCTGCGCCGCGCGGGTCCGTTGATTGCCCGTGCGCTGCCGGTGGTCCAGCGCGTGGCGGGGCTCGCGGGGCCGTGGGGACGCGTGGTCGCGGCGGGCATTGGCGCGGCGCAGGGGCTGCTGCGCGGACAGGGATTGCGCGGTGCGCTCGCGGGGGCGGTGGGTGGCCTGATTCCAGGCGTGGGCGGGCGCATCGCGTCCTCTGTCTTGCGCGGCGACGGCGCGGATGATGACGCGTCGCTGGACGCGCTGGCGGACATGGCGGACGCGCGGCAGGTGCCGGCCGCCGTGGCCCTGCCCCTGGGCGCGGGGCTCGCGGCGCGGGTGGTGACGCGGCAGGCGGTGCCCATGAGCACCGCGCTCGGTGGCGCCGCCCAGGGCGTGCTGCGAGCGCGCACGCGCGGCGTGGAGCAGCTCCTGATGCGGCTCTGCCATCAAACGCCGGGCACCGCGGGCCGGCGGCTGCGGCTGATGCGCCTCATCGCCCGGCTGGCGGCGGGGAACCTGCGCCTGCGCGGCCCGGGCGGCGCCATCACCGCCCTGCCGAGGGTGGTGCGGGGCGCGGGGCGCCGGGTGCTCACGCGCGCGGTCCAGGTGCCCTCGATGGGCGTCGTTCCGCCGCGCCTGGCCGCGCGGCGGGTGCATGCCCGGCGGCACGCGCTGCGCCACATCCCCGTCTCCGTGGTCAGCGCCGCGAGCGTCCGGCGCGCCTAGGTGAACCCACTCAAGAAGTCTTCAGGACAAGGAGGAGGACCCATGCAACCGCAGCCTTTCGAAGAGGAGTTTTCGAGCCAGGGCGATGAGATGTCCGACCTGTTGGCAGAGGGCGAGGAGGGCTTCGAGGACGAAGGCATGGAGGAGGGCTTCGAGGGCGAGGGCTTCGAGGCCGAGGGCATGATGGAGGAGGGCTTCGAGGGCGAGGGCTTCGAGGCCGAGGGCATGGAGGAGGGCTTCGAGGCCGAGGGCTTCGAGGCCGAGGGCATGGAGGAGGGCTTCGAGGAGAACCCCACCAACATGGAGGAGCCCTTCGAGGGCGAAGGCTTCGAGATGGACAACCCCAACGCCCTGGAGGACGCCTTCGCGGACGCGATGGACGCCCAGGACGAGGACGAGTTCCTCCGCCGCCTGGCGGCCGGCGCGCGAAGGCTCGCCACCGTGGCCGGGCCCACCTTCCAGCGCATCCGCCGCAGGGCCATGCCCATCGCCATGAGGCTCATCCGCCAGGCCGCGCCCCGGCTGGGCGGCATCGCGGGCCAGGAGATTGGCCGCACCCTGGGAGGGCTGCTCCGCGCGGACGCGATGGACGCCTTCGCGGACGCCGCCGGTGACTACGCCAGCGACGAGGACATGGACGCCTTCAACCGCGTGCTGGGCGGGCTGGCGGCGCGGCACGTGGTGCGCTCCACCCTGTCTCCCGCGCGCCGCCGGCAGTCGCCCCAGCAGGCCCGGGCGCTGGGACGCGCGGTGGGCCAGATGACGACGCAGCTCGCCTCGCGCATCAGCCAGCGCTACGGCCCGCGGGCCCTGCCGGCGGTGACGCGCGTGGTGCGCCAGGTGACGCGGCTGGTGCGCCAGCAGGGCGCGAGCCCCCAGGCGGTGCCGCGGATGCTGCGCCGCATTGGCGGGCGCGTCATCTCCAACCCGCGCGTGGTGCGCCGCCTGGCCCGCACGAGCGCCGCCGTGCGGCAGCTCCGGGCGCGCGCGGGCCTGCGCCGGACGGGGCCGCGCGGCCGGACGAATCCCATGATGGGCGGCGGCCCCGGCCTGCGCCGGCTGCGGACCGTCACGCTGCGGGGGCCGGTGCGCGTCATCGTTCGGTGAACCAGGGGGCGTGGGCGGCAAGGGGGAGGCGGGCACATGGCGGACACGCTTCAGCGGTTCCTGCGGGCCAAGGTCCAGAGCATCACGTTCCGGGCGGGGCGGCTGTCGCGCCTCACGCCACAGGACGTGGGCATCCGGCCCCGGGACGTCCCCTACGCCCCCTCCGCCGCGCACTTCGCCGCGGCCAACACGCGCCTGGGCGAAATCGACCGGGACGTGCGCCGCGCCCTGGCGCGGCTCAACGGCCGGCTGCGCGACGCCCCGCTCAGCTCCGAGGAGGTGCTGGAGCGCAACGCGCTGCTGGAGCGCGAAATCGACCGCGCCCGCCGCGCCTACGGCCTCTTCTTCGACGTCTTCAGCCAGCGGGGCACGCGGTTCGCGCCAGCGCTGGCGGCCTGCGACGCCATCGCGGTGGACTGCTTCCAGGCGGTGCGCCAGGCCGCGCCAGGCCTCCTGGACGGCCCCGTGCTCAAGCCGCTCACCTACCTGGAGCACGGCTTCTCTCCGGCCACCTTCCGGCGCGGCGTGTTGCTGAGCCGGCTGCTCGGGGAGCGCAACCCCTTCCCGCTCATCCGCGTGCCCTACGAGCGCGTGGAGGCCCCGTGGGGCATGGGCGTCATCCTCCACGAAATCGGCCACAACCTGCAGGCCGACCTGGGCATCTGGCAGGAGACGCAGGTGGCGCTCCAGCGGCGGGTGCTGCACGCCACCGGCAACCCGTGGCTCACGCGCCTGTGGGGCCGCTGGCACAAGGAGATCTTCGCGGACCTCATCGCGTGCCTGCTCGGAGGGCCCGCGTCGGTGCACTCGATGAAGGACTTCCTCGCGTACCCGTCGTCGCGGGTGCTGACGTTCCATCCGCTCAGCGCGCACCCCACGCCCTTCCTGCGGGTCTTCATCCAGGCGGAGATGCTCCGGCGCATGGGCTTCATCCACCGGGCCTGCGACGTGCGCGACAACTGGGACCGGCTGTACCGCGCGCGGCTGCCCTTCGCGCGCATCCCACGGCTGCTCCTGAGCACGGCGACGCGGCTCATCCCCCATGTCGTGGATGAGATTGCGTTCCAGCCCCGCCGGGGCCTGGCACAGCGCGCGCTGGTGGACGTGGTGCCCTTCTGGCCGTCGGACCAGGAGCGCATCGACCGGGGCGCGGAGTCATTGGCGCGCGGGCACATCCCGCCGGGCCTTCCGCCGCGCCACGTGGTGAGCGCCAGCCGCGAGGCGCTCGAACGAAGGCTGGCCTCGCCCGAGCGCATCTCGCGCACGGTGCTCAATCATCTGGTGAAGCTCGGCACGCGCAACGCGCGGATGCCGGGCATGGGCGTCACCCTGGCCGCATGACAGGACCTCAAGGGAGGGACGATGTACGAGAACGTGAAGGGGAGAAGCCCCGCCGCGACCATCGAGTTGGCCTCGAGCGCGAAGTCGAAGTTCGACGAGTTCCTGCGCCGTCAGCTCGGCGTGTCCGACGCGCGTGACCCTCAGGCGGTGGTGTACGCGCTGCGCAAGCTCTACCCGACCACGGCCGCGCGCCTGGACGACGAGAGCCGCGGCCAGCCCATCCGCGTCTCGGCCACGCCCGAGCCGGCCATGACCCCGATGACCGGCATCCTGGACTCGCCGGGCCAGCGGCGCTTCCGCCAGGAGCGCAAGGCGCTGGTGGACGACCTGGAGATCGCGGTGAACCTGGCCTCCAACCGCGACTTCAAGGCGCCGATGTGCGGCTGGCGCGACTCCATCCTCGCGGAGCTGGATGAAGGCGAGGCCGCGGCGAACCTGGCGGTGGACCCCGTGTCGCGCGACCGGGCCTTCTATTCCATCCGCAAGCTGGGGGACACCGCGCGCGTGGCGCGCCTGGTGGGGATGGTGAACCCCACGGTGGTCCAGGAGTTCGGCCGGCTCGCGGCGACCATTGACGACAACGCCACGCTCCTGCGCATCCTGGCGGGCGAGGCGCTCTTCCGCGCGGGCTTCGACAAGGGCGGCACGGTGTTCCAGGTGGCGCTCCAGGACCTGCGCCAGCGCCGCGAGGCGCTCATCAACTCGCTGGAGCAGCTCACCGCCACCTCCATCCAGGAGGGCTACGACGACTGGGGTGACGGCCAGGCGTCCTACGGCAAGCTGTTGGATCAGCTGCGCGCCCGGGGGCAGTCGGACCTGCGCGCCATCGTCCGGCCGGATGCCATGTCGCGGCTGTTGGACGTGCTCCTGAACCACGCGCCCCGGCAGAATTCAGAGGACATGCGCGGCATCGCGTCCGCGGTGCCCGTGGAGCTCATCCAACTGCGGCGCCTGCGGGACGTGGCCGGCAGCCTGCTGGACACGTCCACCACCTCCTTCTCCAACTCCAACGGCACCAGCCGGGGCGTCGCGCTGAACGCGAAGGTCCAGGGAGCCTCCGCGCCCCTGGCCGCCTTCGTGGAAGCGCTGACGCTCTTCATCGACGCGTTCGACCGGCCCAACGCTGGGGCGCGGCTGCTCAACCTGGTGCTCCCCGTCCCGCTGACCTTCCGGGACCTGACGGGCAAGGAGCAGGAGCTGAACGACAAGTTCCGGGAGCGCAACGACACCCAGGAGCTCATCGAGGACCTCCTGATGGACCCCAGCACGTCGGTGGAGTTCTGGAAGGAGCTGGCCCGGTTGGACCGCAAGCTCTACCACATCGACCGGATCATCGACCTGTTCCTCCTGGACTACGACGAGGCCGTGGTGCCGGGCGGCAACCGCGTGGACCTCCACGAGGAGATGATCGAGCAGTTGGACGACAACGTGGACGTCTTCAACGTGAGCCCGGCCTTCCTGCGGGAGCAGTGCGGCCTGGAGGAGGACTCGCTGGAGCTGGCGAAGACGCTGACCCAGGAGGCGCCCGGTCAGGCGGAGGAGATCGAGGACGACCGGAACCACAAGTACGGCTTCCCGGAGGGAGCGCACTGCAACACCGGCGAGCCGTTCACGGTGCCTCCGCCGATCCGCGTCTCGCTGGACCGCATCGAGAAGGACCTGGAGCCGCGCATCATCAACCCCGGGGCCGTGGAGCACCCGATGGAAGCGGAAGGCGGCGAGCGGGAGGCGCCTGCCTCCGCCACGGTGGGCAACGGGGCCAGCATGGACGACGTGGCCTCGCTCATCGAGAGGAGCCGGGCGCGCATCATGACGGACGTGAAGCAGCAGCTGGAGGCCCAGGGGCCGGAGCTGGCCCGTCAGCTGGAGCAGGCGTTCTCGGATCAGCTCAAGGCCGTGGAGCGCATCATCGCCGGCAAGGAGCGGCACGGCGCGGACAGCCGGCCCACGCCGTCCAACGGGCACGCCAAGTCGGGCCACACGCGCCGCCATGTCCGCCACGCGCGCAAGCCGTGAGCGCGCGCGCACCGGACTGAAACCCTTTCCTTCAACGTC
The sequence above is drawn from the Corallococcus sp. NCRR genome and encodes:
- a CDS encoding translocation/assembly module TamB yields the protein MSEPTTPAPSAPPHRRKRWGQRLLWGLLGLLGLIVLLVAGVLVYATSPGGSARIARFGVDLANKQFAGRLELGGFDLDFNGAVLTGIKLYTPEGDLAAEIARVEARLNLSPLLGQQVDLTKVRIETPRLYLVQDERGLNLMRALEPREPKPEEPPTESQSALRINLKDFELSHGYVDFQQELPDGGERQVRLEELGAKGEGHYALADMDFAADLQATGGLTRPLQGPVRLVLKGQGKDVVRQVDAQLGLAGIEADLGAKQTGETAAAVELRRLAVPPEPVKAFVPAYPLVVPIEAKGTASMDGDLAKAKLGASAGKATLDLTGDVNLKTFRTSETTVKARGVNLAELMENGIPTNIAADLVAHGGGDSVETLDGDVALTVTPSEFRGQSVGPIEMKASAKDGRYNVANLRVMMPGAAFVASGEGTAKALEARGSLSAGNLKLLSQALDKLLPGGTVPPMSGSGSLELQVRGPPRSPGVKADGNFVALNYGDIAIQDLSLKAKVPDVTRPLTTDATVLVSQLKTAGKTFRDLSLALTTDDNRELKASVRVDGDAQIALGVEGTVDEDNEGLAMRAFSLSWPEATWTLQQPTHLAFGGGRIALEPPLALASGPQTLKLAAVKDGERVDARIDLGAFDLSKLPRIAVPEDLGLGGTLSGHVAAKGRMARPDADVDLTLADGKARGYEGLGLQVKAQYVKDRATGTLGAELNAARVSSKFDVPVQGVLRRRNEPLSLTVNLEKLDVAEVLKLANQPPGPSGQVTGTLVVDGSAKDPRLDLKVVGAEMRYPGRPEALFAQALGFELRANSDANDATLGARLDVKGVAPQAYVLVKTPFTLGAVIAKPPTPAQALEAPLHLEALVAELPLKLLQGAEGVDKPDGTLTLKADVNGSALAPQGRVELRAKGVTANGLPPLNGTALALAGNEDVKLTLDVQRPNGPLATLEARVLAPLAALQDREVVSRVPFRMKGRVGPVPLNEIPGMAVEPAQGNRGPQGVLSMELVARGTPEAPELELNAGMQRLGVAQTALGQARLHYSYSQAKSLFDAMLTAPGGGSLLLGGTMDLDLSLPAFQSAQGPAKKAERAPVEVSLRARRFDPTFLSGISPYVRSLGGIMQADANLGGTVGAPTFKGDLEWKDGRLGLMGFGEYHDIQLALNASQERIDLKKLTAKSGNGTLELTATANRQGKSGEFALVGKGHTKNLPIVVEDQLMALLTLNLSMKGSLTERLVNISELSIPEAHVELPEAKRKDLQPLERPVDVVMVRNGVPVDKRKKKEKAPTQVATSQKAENPRNAPDSPGMPGNPEPTVGSGGAGGPTSQAEAEALAEDGEEEAPQRQFWVNINAPRNLWVRGTDLNVQLGLSEGFRVEYANEARMFGEVMVLLGRVDVLGRRFDVQRDSQVRFTGPVMMPYINVTAEHRNDNANVTVFVTVRGQGKEVTLKTTSEPALPESEIYTLLATGRRTLERGSGASMNAGAQAASVVGSFVANEARKAIAAKLPLDVLSIEAGDSGIAGTKLEVGTYVTDKIYVGYTGRVGANLQKGENANAVRFQYLFSPRWSLEGMYGDARSGGLDLIWTKDY